In Homo sapiens chromosome 11, GRCh38.p14 Primary Assembly, one DNA window encodes the following:
- the SLC39A13 gene encoding zinc transporter ZIP13 isoform b precursor (isoform b precursor is encoded by transcript variant 5) has translation MPGCPCPGCGMAGPRLLFLTALALELLERAGGSQPALRSRGTATACRLDNKESESWGALLSGERLDTWICSLLGSLMVGLSGVFPLLVIPLEMGTMLRSEAGAWRLKQLLSFALGGLLGNVFLHLLPEAWAYTCSASPGGEGQSLQQQQQLGLWVIAGILTFLALEKMFLDSKEEGTSQAPNKDPTAAAAALNGGHCLAQPAAEPGLGAVVRSIKVSGYLNLLANTIDNFTHGLAVAASFLVSKKIGLLTTMAILLHEIPHEVGDFAILLRAGFDRWSAAKLQLSTALGGLLGAGFAICTQSPKGVEETAAWVLPFTSGGFLYIALVNVLPDLLEEEDPWRSLQQLLLLCAGIVVMVLFSLFVD, from the exons ATGCCTGGATGTCCCTGCCCTGGCTGTGGCATGGCGGGCCCAAGGCTCCTCTTCCTCACTGCCCTTGCCCTGGAGCTCTTGGAAAGGGCTGGGGGTTCCCAGCCGGCCCTCCGGAGCCGGGGGACTGCGACGGCCTGTCGCCTGGACAACAAGGAAAGCGAGTCCTGGGGGGCTCTGCTGAGCGGAGAGCGGCTGGACACCTGGATCTGCTCCCTCCTGGGTTCCCTCATGGTGGGGCTCAGTGGGGTCTTCCCGTTGCTTGTCATTCCCCTAGAGATGGGGACCATGCTGCGCTCAGAAG CTGGGGCCTGGCGCCTGAAGCAGCTGCTCAGCTTCGCCCTGGGGGGACTCTTGGGCAATGTGTTTCTGCATCTGCTGCCCGAAGCCTGGGCCTACACGTGCAGCGCCAGCCCTG GTGGTGAGGGGCAGAGcctgcagcagcagcaacagctgGGGCTGTGGGTCATTGCTGGCATCCTGACCTTCCTGGCGTTGGAGAAGATGTTCCTGGACAGCAAGGAGGAGGGGACCAGCCAG GCCCCCAACAAAGACCCCACTGCTGCTGCCGCCGCGCTCAATGGAGGCCACTGTCTGGCCCAGCCGGCTGCAGAGCCCGGCCTCGGTGCCGTGGTCCGGAGCATCAAA gTCAGCGGCTACCTCAACCTGCTGGCCAACACCATCGATAACTTCACCCACGGGCTGGCTGTGGCTGCCAGCTTCCTTGTGAGCAAGAAG ATCGGGCTCCTGACAACCATGGCCATCCTCCTGCATGAGATCCCCCATGAG GTGGGCGACTTTGCCATCCTGCTCCGGGCCGGCTTTGACCGATGGAGCGCAGCCAAGCTGCAACTCTCAACAGCGCTGGGGGGCCTACTGGGCGCTGGCTTCGCCATCTGTACCCAGTCCCCCAAGGGAGTAG AGGAGACGGCAGCCTGGGTCCTGCCCTTCACCTCTGGCGGCTTTCTCTACATCGCCTTGGTGAACGTGCTCCCTGACCTCTTGGAAGAAGAGGACCCGTG GCGCTCCCTGCAGCAGCTGCTTCTGCTCTGTGCGGGCATCGTGGTAATGGTGCTGTTCTCGCTCTTCGTGGATTAA
- the SLC39A13 gene encoding zinc transporter ZIP13 isoform c precursor (isoform c precursor is encoded by transcript variant 4), translating into MPGCPCPGCGMAGPRLLFLTALALELLERAGGSQPALRSRGTATACRLDNKESESWGALLSGERLDTWICSLLGSLMVGLSGVFPLLVIPLEMGTMLRSEAGAWRLKQLLSFALGGLLGNVFLHLLPEAWAYTCSASPGGEGQSLQQQQQLGLWVIAGILTFLALEKMFLDSKEEGTSQAPNKDPTAAAAALNGGHCLAQPAAEPGLGAVVRSIKVSGYLNLLANTIDNFTHGLAVAASFLVSKKIGLLTTMAILLHEIPHEVGDFAILLRAGFDRWSAAKLQLSTALGGLLGAGFAICTQSPKGRRRQPGSCPSPLAAFSTSPW; encoded by the exons ATGCCTGGATGTCCCTGCCCTGGCTGTGGCATGGCGGGCCCAAGGCTCCTCTTCCTCACTGCCCTTGCCCTGGAGCTCTTGGAAAGGGCTGGGGGTTCCCAGCCGGCCCTCCGGAGCCGGGGGACTGCGACGGCCTGTCGCCTGGACAACAAGGAAAGCGAGTCCTGGGGGGCTCTGCTGAGCGGAGAGCGGCTGGACACCTGGATCTGCTCCCTCCTGGGTTCCCTCATGGTGGGGCTCAGTGGGGTCTTCCCGTTGCTTGTCATTCCCCTAGAGATGGGGACCATGCTGCGCTCAGAAG CTGGGGCCTGGCGCCTGAAGCAGCTGCTCAGCTTCGCCCTGGGGGGACTCTTGGGCAATGTGTTTCTGCATCTGCTGCCCGAAGCCTGGGCCTACACGTGCAGCGCCAGCCCTG GTGGTGAGGGGCAGAGcctgcagcagcagcaacagctgGGGCTGTGGGTCATTGCTGGCATCCTGACCTTCCTGGCGTTGGAGAAGATGTTCCTGGACAGCAAGGAGGAGGGGACCAGCCAG GCCCCCAACAAAGACCCCACTGCTGCTGCCGCCGCGCTCAATGGAGGCCACTGTCTGGCCCAGCCGGCTGCAGAGCCCGGCCTCGGTGCCGTGGTCCGGAGCATCAAA gTCAGCGGCTACCTCAACCTGCTGGCCAACACCATCGATAACTTCACCCACGGGCTGGCTGTGGCTGCCAGCTTCCTTGTGAGCAAGAAG ATCGGGCTCCTGACAACCATGGCCATCCTCCTGCATGAGATCCCCCATGAG GTGGGCGACTTTGCCATCCTGCTCCGGGCCGGCTTTGACCGATGGAGCGCAGCCAAGCTGCAACTCTCAACAGCGCTGGGGGGCCTACTGGGCGCTGGCTTCGCCATCTGTACCCAGTCCCCCAAGGGA AGGAGACGGCAGCCTGGGTCCTGCCCTTCACCTCTGGCGGCTTTCTCTACATCGCCTTGGTGA
- the SLC39A13 gene encoding zinc transporter ZIP13 isoform d precursor (isoform d precursor is encoded by transcript variant 6) has protein sequence MPGCPCPGCGMAGPRLLFLTALALELLERAGGSQPALRSRGTATACRLDNKESESWGALLSGERLDTWICSLLGSLMVGLSGVFPLLVIPLEMGTMLRSEAGAWRLKQLLSFALGGLLGNVFLHLLPEAWAYTCSASPGGEGQSLQQQQQLGLWVIAGILTFLALEKMFLDSKEEGTSQVSGYLNLLANTIDNFTHGLAVAASFLVSKKIGLLTTMAILLHEIPHEVGDFAILLRAGFDRWSAAKLQLSTALGGLLGAGFAICTQSPKGVVGCSPAAEETAAWVLPFTSGGFLYIALVNVLPDLLEEEDPWRSLQQLLLLCAGIVVMVLFSLFVD, from the exons ATGCCTGGATGTCCCTGCCCTGGCTGTGGCATGGCGGGCCCAAGGCTCCTCTTCCTCACTGCCCTTGCCCTGGAGCTCTTGGAAAGGGCTGGGGGTTCCCAGCCGGCCCTCCGGAGCCGGGGGACTGCGACGGCCTGTCGCCTGGACAACAAGGAAAGCGAGTCCTGGGGGGCTCTGCTGAGCGGAGAGCGGCTGGACACCTGGATCTGCTCCCTCCTGGGTTCCCTCATGGTGGGGCTCAGTGGGGTCTTCCCGTTGCTTGTCATTCCCCTAGAGATGGGGACCATGCTGCGCTCAGAAG CTGGGGCCTGGCGCCTGAAGCAGCTGCTCAGCTTCGCCCTGGGGGGACTCTTGGGCAATGTGTTTCTGCATCTGCTGCCCGAAGCCTGGGCCTACACGTGCAGCGCCAGCCCTG GTGGTGAGGGGCAGAGcctgcagcagcagcaacagctgGGGCTGTGGGTCATTGCTGGCATCCTGACCTTCCTGGCGTTGGAGAAGATGTTCCTGGACAGCAAGGAGGAGGGGACCAGCCAG gTCAGCGGCTACCTCAACCTGCTGGCCAACACCATCGATAACTTCACCCACGGGCTGGCTGTGGCTGCCAGCTTCCTTGTGAGCAAGAAG ATCGGGCTCCTGACAACCATGGCCATCCTCCTGCATGAGATCCCCCATGAG GTGGGCGACTTTGCCATCCTGCTCCGGGCCGGCTTTGACCGATGGAGCGCAGCCAAGCTGCAACTCTCAACAGCGCTGGGGGGCCTACTGGGCGCTGGCTTCGCCATCTGTACCCAGTCCCCCAAGGGAGTAG TTGGGTGTTCTCCCGCTGCAGAGGAGACGGCAGCCTGGGTCCTGCCCTTCACCTCTGGCGGCTTTCTCTACATCGCCTTGGTGAACGTGCTCCCTGACCTCTTGGAAGAAGAGGACCCGTG GCGCTCCCTGCAGCAGCTGCTTCTGCTCTGTGCGGGCATCGTGGTAATGGTGCTGTTCTCGCTCTTCGTGGATTAA
- the SLC39A13 gene encoding zinc transporter ZIP13 isoform g precursor (isoform g precursor is encoded by transcript variant 9): protein MPGCPCPGCGMAGPRLLFLTALALELLERAGGSQPALRSRGTATACRLDNKESESWGALLSGERLDTWICSLLGSLMVGLSGVFPLLVIPLEMGTMLRSEAGAWRLKQLLSFALGGLLGNVFLHLLPEAWAYTCSASPGGEGQSLQQQQQLGLWVIAGILTFLALEKMFLDSKEEGTSQVSGYLNLLANTIDNFTHGLAVAASFLVSKKIGLLTTMAILLHEIPHEVGDFAILLRAGFDRWSAAKLQLSTALGGLLGAGFAICTQSPKGRRRQPGSCPSPLAAFSTSPW, encoded by the exons ATGCCTGGATGTCCCTGCCCTGGCTGTGGCATGGCGGGCCCAAGGCTCCTCTTCCTCACTGCCCTTGCCCTGGAGCTCTTGGAAAGGGCTGGGGGTTCCCAGCCGGCCCTCCGGAGCCGGGGGACTGCGACGGCCTGTCGCCTGGACAACAAGGAAAGCGAGTCCTGGGGGGCTCTGCTGAGCGGAGAGCGGCTGGACACCTGGATCTGCTCCCTCCTGGGTTCCCTCATGGTGGGGCTCAGTGGGGTCTTCCCGTTGCTTGTCATTCCCCTAGAGATGGGGACCATGCTGCGCTCAGAAG CTGGGGCCTGGCGCCTGAAGCAGCTGCTCAGCTTCGCCCTGGGGGGACTCTTGGGCAATGTGTTTCTGCATCTGCTGCCCGAAGCCTGGGCCTACACGTGCAGCGCCAGCCCTG GTGGTGAGGGGCAGAGcctgcagcagcagcaacagctgGGGCTGTGGGTCATTGCTGGCATCCTGACCTTCCTGGCGTTGGAGAAGATGTTCCTGGACAGCAAGGAGGAGGGGACCAGCCAG gTCAGCGGCTACCTCAACCTGCTGGCCAACACCATCGATAACTTCACCCACGGGCTGGCTGTGGCTGCCAGCTTCCTTGTGAGCAAGAAG ATCGGGCTCCTGACAACCATGGCCATCCTCCTGCATGAGATCCCCCATGAG GTGGGCGACTTTGCCATCCTGCTCCGGGCCGGCTTTGACCGATGGAGCGCAGCCAAGCTGCAACTCTCAACAGCGCTGGGGGGCCTACTGGGCGCTGGCTTCGCCATCTGTACCCAGTCCCCCAAGGGA AGGAGACGGCAGCCTGGGTCCTGCCCTTCACCTCTGGCGGCTTTCTCTACATCGCCTTGGTGA
- the SLC39A13 gene encoding zinc transporter ZIP13 isoform h precursor (isoform h precursor is encoded by transcript variant 10), producing the protein MPGCPCPGCGMAGPRLLFLTALALELLERAGGSQPALRSRGTATACRLDNKESESWGALLSGERLDTWICSLLGSLMVGLSGVFPLLVIPLEMGTMLRSEAGAWRLKQLLSFALGGLLGNVFLHLLPEAWAYTCSASPGGEGQSLQQQQQLGLWVIAGILTFLALEKMFLDSKEEGTSQVSGYLNLLANTIDNFTHGLAVAASFLVSKKIGLLTTMAILLHEIPHERRRQPGSCPSPLAAFSTSPW; encoded by the exons ATGCCTGGATGTCCCTGCCCTGGCTGTGGCATGGCGGGCCCAAGGCTCCTCTTCCTCACTGCCCTTGCCCTGGAGCTCTTGGAAAGGGCTGGGGGTTCCCAGCCGGCCCTCCGGAGCCGGGGGACTGCGACGGCCTGTCGCCTGGACAACAAGGAAAGCGAGTCCTGGGGGGCTCTGCTGAGCGGAGAGCGGCTGGACACCTGGATCTGCTCCCTCCTGGGTTCCCTCATGGTGGGGCTCAGTGGGGTCTTCCCGTTGCTTGTCATTCCCCTAGAGATGGGGACCATGCTGCGCTCAGAAG CTGGGGCCTGGCGCCTGAAGCAGCTGCTCAGCTTCGCCCTGGGGGGACTCTTGGGCAATGTGTTTCTGCATCTGCTGCCCGAAGCCTGGGCCTACACGTGCAGCGCCAGCCCTG GTGGTGAGGGGCAGAGcctgcagcagcagcaacagctgGGGCTGTGGGTCATTGCTGGCATCCTGACCTTCCTGGCGTTGGAGAAGATGTTCCTGGACAGCAAGGAGGAGGGGACCAGCCAG gTCAGCGGCTACCTCAACCTGCTGGCCAACACCATCGATAACTTCACCCACGGGCTGGCTGTGGCTGCCAGCTTCCTTGTGAGCAAGAAG ATCGGGCTCCTGACAACCATGGCCATCCTCCTGCATGAGATCCCCCATGAG AGGAGACGGCAGCCTGGGTCCTGCCCTTCACCTCTGGCGGCTTTCTCTACATCGCCTTGGTGA
- the SLC39A13 gene encoding zinc transporter ZIP13 isoform X11 — protein sequence MPGCPCPGCGMAGPRLLFLTALALELLERAGGSQPALRSRGTATACRLDNKESESWGALLSGERLDTWICSLLGSLMVGLSGVFPLLVIPLEMGTMLRSEAGAWRLKQLLSFALGGLLGNVFLHLLPEAWAYTCSASPGGEGQSLQQQQQLGLWVIAGILTFLALEKMFLDSKEEGTSQAPNKDPTAAAAALNGGHCLAQPAAEPGLGAVVRSIKVSGYLNLLANTIDNFTHGLAVAASFLVSKKSLLYFQWPTQCPPRASSEQSKPLWNEWASGVLSPQHRPRSHGSPPCRSGS from the exons ATGCCTGGATGTCCCTGCCCTGGCTGTGGCATGGCGGGCCCAAGGCTCCTCTTCCTCACTGCCCTTGCCCTGGAGCTCTTGGAAAGGGCTGGGGGTTCCCAGCCGGCCCTCCGGAGCCGGGGGACTGCGACGGCCTGTCGCCTGGACAACAAGGAAAGCGAGTCCTGGGGGGCTCTGCTGAGCGGAGAGCGGCTGGACACCTGGATCTGCTCCCTCCTGGGTTCCCTCATGGTGGGGCTCAGTGGGGTCTTCCCGTTGCTTGTCATTCCCCTAGAGATGGGGACCATGCTGCGCTCAGAAG CTGGGGCCTGGCGCCTGAAGCAGCTGCTCAGCTTCGCCCTGGGGGGACTCTTGGGCAATGTGTTTCTGCATCTGCTGCCCGAAGCCTGGGCCTACACGTGCAGCGCCAGCCCTG GTGGTGAGGGGCAGAGcctgcagcagcagcaacagctgGGGCTGTGGGTCATTGCTGGCATCCTGACCTTCCTGGCGTTGGAGAAGATGTTCCTGGACAGCAAGGAGGAGGGGACCAGCCAG GCCCCCAACAAAGACCCCACTGCTGCTGCCGCCGCGCTCAATGGAGGCCACTGTCTGGCCCAGCCGGCTGCAGAGCCCGGCCTCGGTGCCGTGGTCCGGAGCATCAAA gTCAGCGGCTACCTCAACCTGCTGGCCAACACCATCGATAACTTCACCCACGGGCTGGCTGTGGCTGCCAGCTTCCTTGTGAGCAAGAAG TCACTGCTGTATTTCCAGTGGCCAACACAGTGCCCACCCAGAGCCAGCTCAGAGCAGAGTAAACCTCTGTGGAATGAGTGGGCGAGTGGGGTGCTCAGCCCTCAACACAGACCCCGCAGCCACGGCTCCCCTCCCTGCAGATCGGGCTCCTGA
- the SLC39A13 gene encoding zinc transporter ZIP13 isoform X12, which yields MPGCPCPGCGMAGPRLLFLTALALELLERAGGSQPALRSRGTATACRLDNKESESWGALLSGERLDTWICSLLGSLMVGLSGVFPLLVIPLEMGTMLRSEAGAWRLKQLLSFALGGLLGNVFLHLLPEAWAYTCSASPGGEGQSLQQQQQLGLWVIAGILTFLALEKMFLDSKEEGTSQAPNKDPTAAAAALNGGHCLAQPAAEPGLGAVVRSIKVSGYLNLLANTIDNFTHGLAVAASFLVSKKWPTQCPPRASSEQSKPLWNEWASGVLSPQHRPRSHGSPPCRSGS from the exons ATGCCTGGATGTCCCTGCCCTGGCTGTGGCATGGCGGGCCCAAGGCTCCTCTTCCTCACTGCCCTTGCCCTGGAGCTCTTGGAAAGGGCTGGGGGTTCCCAGCCGGCCCTCCGGAGCCGGGGGACTGCGACGGCCTGTCGCCTGGACAACAAGGAAAGCGAGTCCTGGGGGGCTCTGCTGAGCGGAGAGCGGCTGGACACCTGGATCTGCTCCCTCCTGGGTTCCCTCATGGTGGGGCTCAGTGGGGTCTTCCCGTTGCTTGTCATTCCCCTAGAGATGGGGACCATGCTGCGCTCAGAAG CTGGGGCCTGGCGCCTGAAGCAGCTGCTCAGCTTCGCCCTGGGGGGACTCTTGGGCAATGTGTTTCTGCATCTGCTGCCCGAAGCCTGGGCCTACACGTGCAGCGCCAGCCCTG GTGGTGAGGGGCAGAGcctgcagcagcagcaacagctgGGGCTGTGGGTCATTGCTGGCATCCTGACCTTCCTGGCGTTGGAGAAGATGTTCCTGGACAGCAAGGAGGAGGGGACCAGCCAG GCCCCCAACAAAGACCCCACTGCTGCTGCCGCCGCGCTCAATGGAGGCCACTGTCTGGCCCAGCCGGCTGCAGAGCCCGGCCTCGGTGCCGTGGTCCGGAGCATCAAA gTCAGCGGCTACCTCAACCTGCTGGCCAACACCATCGATAACTTCACCCACGGGCTGGCTGTGGCTGCCAGCTTCCTTGTGAGCAAGAAG TGGCCAACACAGTGCCCACCCAGAGCCAGCTCAGAGCAGAGTAAACCTCTGTGGAATGAGTGGGCGAGTGGGGTGCTCAGCCCTCAACACAGACCCCGCAGCCACGGCTCCCCTCCCTGCAGATCGGGCTCCTGA